Genomic DNA from Bacteroidota bacterium:
CGCCACAACCGATCACGGTGATCACCTGTTCATTTCCTCCTTTGATATCCTGAATCGTTCTCAGAACATTTTCGAGCGCGTCAGGTGTGTGTGCGTAATCGATGATCCCGGTAACACCACTTTCATTGCGCAGGTACTGGAATCTTCCTTCCACGGGGCCGAGTATGCTGAGTGTAGTGAGCACATTCAGTTTTTCCTGTCCGAGAAGAACAGCAGTTGCGTAAACAGCGAGAAGGTTGTATGCATTGAAACTACCAATGAGTTTGCTCCACATTTCTGTATTGTCGATGCTGAGATGTAAACCTGAAAACTGGTTCTCGATGATCCTGCATTTGAAATCACCAAGACTTTTTACCGAATAGGATCGGCGTAATGCGCGCGTGTTCTGCACCATCACTGCACCGTTCGCATCATCTTTATTCACAAGCGCAAATGCTTCTTCACTGAGCTGATCGAAGAATTCTTTTTTTGCTTTCAGGTAGGCGTCGAAAGTTTTGTGATAGTCGAGATGATCGTGCGTGATGTTGGTGAAAACTCCACCGGCAAATTGCAATCCTGAAATTCTGTTCTGTACCACTGCATGCGAACTCACTTCCATGAAAACATATTTGCATCCGGCATCAACCATTTTGCGCAACAGGTGATTCAACCCGATAGCATCCGGCGTGGTATGCGTGGATGGAATTTCTTCTGTGTTGATCATGTTGCGCACCGTGGTGAACATTCCTGTTTTGATCCCGAGCGCGCGGAATAAATGATAGAGTAATGTGACTGTTGTAGTTTTCCCGTTTGTGCCGGTCACGCCAATGAGTTTCATCGAAGAAGAAGGGTCATCATAAAAATTCGAAGCCATGATACCGAGCGAGGCAGAACTGTCTGCAACTTTCACATAGGTGATCTTTTCACTCATCACTTCAGGAAATTCTTCACACACAATTGCAACAACACCAAGTTCTTCAGCTTTTGAAATAAAATCGTGACCGTCCGCAACCGTGCCTCGCACTGCGATGAACAATCCGTCCTTCTCTGCTTTGCGCGAATCAAACGTCATAGATACGACCGCAACATTCGTCGATCCCCTCACTTCGAGAAGCCTGCTTTTATAAAGTATGTCGCGCAATAATTTCATATCGACAGATCGATGATGATCTCTTTATCCTTTGTTATTTTTTGTCCGGGTGAAACAGATTGCGAATGCACAGCTCCTGCACCGTTGAGCCGCACGCGATATCCTCTTTTCTCGAGGAGATAAAGTGCATCCGCTCCGGCCATTCCTATGAGATCAGGCATCCAACCTTCACTCAACCTGAGTTCGGCATCACTCGATGAAAGTGTGATGAAATTATTATTCACATTTGTTTTTGCGAATTCATCAGTGCCTGCATCATTCTTCAGATCGATCTGCAGGATATTTGCAGCGTTCATTGTTTGCACATTCAACCCGTTCATGATCTGCGGAATTTCATTGGCATTATCAGCAAGTGAATTCACGGCGGAATGCAGATCAAGATCTGTTTCATAAACACGATCGGCGATCTGTTTGAAGATCGGACCGGCAACCACTCCGCCATAATACACATCGCCCGAAGGAGCGTTAACGATAACGATGCAGGAATACTTCGGTTTGTCGGCAGGAAAATAACCAACGAAGGATGCCTGGTAAGTAACGTTGTTCTTGTCTTTTCCATACCCGCTTCCTTTTGCGATCTGCGCTGTTCCTGTTTTTCCTGCAATGGGATAAGCAGAATTTTTCAGGTTGCGTGCTGTTCCGAATTGCACAACTCCTTCAAGAAGTTGTTTTGCTTTTTTAATTGTTTCCGGTTTTGCAACTGAATCATTGATGATCTCCGGTGTGAACGTGCGGATCGTTTTTCCTTTTTCACGGATCTCTTTCACGAACATCGGTTTCACCATCACGCCGTTATTGGCAACAGCATTATAAAGAGTAAGCGTTTGCAGCGGAGTGATCAACGATTCGTAACCAATGGAGATCCACGGAAGAGAAATTCCGGACCAGTCATTTTCTCCTGCATTTTTTATGAATGACTCTCCTTCTCCTTTTATAGGAAGGCCCAGTTTCATTCCGAATTTCAGGCGATGCAATCCGTCGGTAAATTTTTTCGGATCTCTTCCGTATGCTGCATAAATTGTTTTGGAAATTCCTACGTTGGAAGATTCATAGAATGCATCTGCAACAGTCACCGAATTTTCTTTGGGTGTGTGCGAATCATTCATCACATCTTTCGAAGTGTAAGCATGATGGCCGCCTTCGAGATCTACTTTATCGGTGAGATCAACCCGGCCATCATCCATTGCAACGAGCAGTGATGCCAATTTGAAAGTAGAACCGGGTTCGCGCGCGTCTGCGATCGCGTAATTATAATCTTCAACGTACACGCCGGAATCCTGCCTTGAAAGATTGGCGATCGCGCGGATCTCTCCTGTAGAAACTTCCATGAGTACCACGCAACCATATTTCGCATCGTGTGCAGCGAGTGAATTCATCAGTGCATTTTCCGCAACATCCTGGATGTTGACATTGATCGTTGTTAAAATGTCTTTTCCCTGCTGTGGTTCAATTTCATTTTCGTTATTGATCGGCATCCACACACCTCCGGCAATTTTCCGCATCAGTCTTTTGCCGCTGATCCCGGTGAGAACAGAATCATATGCATCTTCAAGTCCGACTTTGAACTGGCCACTATCGCCATGCACATAACCGATGGTTCGTTCTGCCAATGAACCGAAAAGTCTTTTCCTTTGATTATGCTGCATGTAAATGAATCCGCCTTTGAATCGCCCTGAGCGGAAGAGGGGCAATGCACTTATTTCCTGTAATTGTTTGTGAGAAATATTTTTCGCAACCTGCTGATAACGCAATCCTGCAGAGCGTGCATTGATGAGCAGATGGTAATAATCGGCAGAAGAAATTTCGGGGAACATATTCGACAACCCTTTCGCGAGTGCCTGCGCGCTATCATCAAATTCTGCATCATCGATAAAAGCATTCGCGTGCGGATCAATTCCAACATCATAATAAGGAAGTGAAGTAGCGAGCAATGATCCATCGACGGCGAAAATATTTCCGCGCACTGCTTCAATGTCGAATTCTTTCTCGGTGAAATTTTTCGCTTCGAGTTCCCATTTTTTTCCCTGTGCAAATTGAAGGAAGAACACGCGCGCAATGATCGCGAGCGCAAACACGCCGCACAGAATGTACACGAGGTACACGCGCTTGAGTATGATCTTTCTTTCTTCCACTTTTAATTTTCAGTTTTTGGTGCGGGCAATACTTTGACTTCGATCTTCAGAAGTGATCCGACTGAATCTTTTAATCCGAGTGCCTGTGCGCGTGCTACGATCGGTGATCGCTGGCTTGCACAACTCAGGTCGGATTTTGAATCGATGTATTCCGATCGTAATTCTTTGATATCGTTGGTAAGTGTGTTGAGTTTGCGGATCTGCTCTTCGGCGTAATAACCGTTCGCGATGTAGAGCAGTGCGATGAACGTGAGGAAAAAAATGAATGGAAGAGTACGCAATGTACTTTCGCGGGAGAGGAAGGCTCCGCTCATCACTGATCCTACGGTACGGGTGACGATGTTTGCTCCGCTGCTTTTCTGCTTCGGCTTCTGTTCTTCGGGAGGAGTTTCCTTAATTGTGTTTTTGGTCATATTCCGCTTTAGCGGCCGCGGCATTCGCGGATCTTTTTGCTATTCTTAGTTTCGCACTTCTTGCGCGATTATTCATTTCAATTTCTTTTTCGCCCGGTGTGATCGGTTTCCTGTTCACGGGTTCGAACGGACGGATAATATTTCCGTAAATGTCTTTTTCCAGTTCTCCTTCAAAATTTCCGGAGCGGAAAAAATTTTTCACCAATCGGTCCTCAAGCGAGTGGTAAGCGATGACCGCTATTCTTCCGCCCGGTTTGAGCACATCGGCCGATTGCCGGAGAAGAAGTTTCAGCGCTTCGAGTTCCTGGTTCACTTCAATGCGGAGCGCCTGAAAAACGCGGGCGAGATAACTGTTCTCTTTCCCTTTCGGTGTGCAGGAAGTAATCGAAGTTTTCAGATCGGAGATCGTGGAAATGTTTTTCTCTTCGCGCGCATGCACGATGATCCGCGAAAGTTTCCCGGCATTTTCCACTTCACCATAGAGCGAGAACATCTGCTTCAGTTCCTTTTCACTTTTTTCATTCAGCACATCAGCAGCTGTCTTTTTCATTCTCTGATCCATGCGCATATCCAGCGGCCCTTCGAAACGTGTCGAGAATCCGCGGGATGCTTCATCGATCTGGTGAGAGGAAATTCCGAGGTCGGCGAGAATTCCATCAACGGGAAAATGATTGTGTTTCACGAGGAAATCTTTCATCGCGGTGAAATTCTGCTGAACGAAAATGAACCTTTTATCATCGGGAACATTTGCTGCAGCATCTTCATCACGGTCGAAAGCGATGAGCATTCCATCAGTGCCGAGTTTTTCAAGAATTGCTCCTGAATGTCCGCCGCCGCCGAATGTCACATCCACATATTTTCCGTCACGCCTGATCTGTAATCCTTCCAGGCATTCATGTAAAAGAACGGGATTATGGTAGGTCAACATCTTCCGCTTTATTACCCATGCTTCCCATTACATCTTCAGCAAGTGCACCGAAATCGATCGAAGGATCATTGATCGCTTGTTCATACTGATCCTTGTCCCATATCTCGATCATGTTCACTGCTGCCGACATAACGATGTTTCTGGAAATACCACTGAAACGGATGAGATCTTTCGGTAAAAGAACACGCCCGGTTCCGTCGAGTTCCACCGGTTTTACGCCGGCGTTGAACATGCGGATGAAGTCAACATTTTTCTTTTTGAACCGGTTCAGTTTATTCACATCCTTCACCAGTGCTTCCCATTCTTTCATCGGGTAGAGTTCAAGGCATTTCCTGAAGACACTGCGCTTGATGACAAAACCTTTTTTCAGAACGGATTGCAGCTGTTTTTTAAATGCAACGGGAACGAGCAAACGTCCTTTTGCATCCATACTGCATTCGTAAACACCAATGAGGCTATTCATGATCCGGATTCTGAGGGGTAAAAGTAAATATTAATTCACCACTTTTTCCCACTTTTTCCCACTTTTGTTAATAACTTCCCCACTTTAACCTATTTCACGATGAATAATCTTTTATGAGCGGCCCGGAAGCCCTGTTTTCATTGGCGTTCAGCTCAGCGATGCGCGGAATAGAATAAAAAGGGTAATCAACATTTGAATGTTTCACGAATGAGATCACGCGTTCATTTTTACTTCCGGATAGAAGGATTTGAAAAAAAATCCGAAAAAATTATTGAGCCGGGACCGAAGGGTTCATTAATAAAGAAGCGGCAGTCCGCAAAGGGCTTTTTTTAACCGGATCAATTGTTGTAAATCTGAAAAAGTAAGAGATCATTGAGATTTCAATTAATTCCGGATAATACGATCAACGTCTCATTTTCAAAAAGGGAATTACTTTTGCGCAGTGAGTGCTGAGAAATTAATAGATATAGAAAAGATCATAGCGGCGAAAAACCCGAAGCTTCTGAAATGGCTTCCCGGGTTTGTTCTCCGTTACATCAAAAAGATCTTGCACGAAAATGAAGTGAACGATTTTTTTGAACGCAATAGTCACTTGCGGAATATGGATTTTGTGAATCAAGTGCTGAGCGAATTCAATACAACGGTCATTGGAAAGAATACGGAGAATATTCCGCGACAAGGCGGATTCATTCTTGCTTCTAATCACCCGCTCGGCGGTTTCGATGGTCTTGCTCTTATGAAAGCTGTTTCACCACAGCGTCCCGACATCCGGTTCCTGGTCAATGATATTCTGCTTTTCCTGAAAACAATGGATGATCTTTTTGTGCCGGTGAATAAACACGGATCCCAGACAGCGATCACCAGGATCGAAGAAACTTATAGCTCCGATAACGCTATACTTATTTTTCCTGCGGGGCTGGTGTCAAGAAAACAGAAAGGAAAAGTGCAGGATCTCGAATGGAAAAAAAGTTTTATCGCCAAAGCCATCCAGTATAAAAAGCCGGTTGTTCCCTGTTTTATTGACGGAAAAAATTCTTCGCGATTCTATAATTTTGCGTTGTGGAGAAAACGCTTCGGAATAAAGTCGAATATTGAAATGTTTTATCTGGCTGACGAGATGTTTCTCCAGCGGAATAAAACAATAACTATTACCTTTGATAAACCGATCGACGCGGAAATTTTCGATCGATCGCATTCACACCGCGAGTGGGCACAACTGATGAAGGAACATGTTTACGCGATTGGTGAAGGAAGAAAAGGCCCGTTTCATGAATAAGTGAAGAAACACGATCCTATGAAGCCAGTAATTGCTCCCGTGAAGAAAGAGTTTCTCGAAAAAGAGCTGAATGAAAATACGTTCGTCCGGCAAGCGAATAACGGTGACAACTGTATTTACATCGTTAACATTCACAATTCCCCGAACACACTCTCAGAGATTGGCCGGCTGCGTGAAGTGAGTTTCCGCGCTGCAGGCGGTGGCACCGGCAAAGACTGTGATCTTGATGATTTCGATACCTGTGAAAATTGTTACGAACAACTCATTGTATGGAATCCCGGTGACAAAGAAATCGTGGGAGGGTATCGTTTCATACGTTGTATTCAAGCACAACTGCCCGATGGCGAGTATCATCTGGCTACTACAGAGCTTTTTTCTTTCAGTGAGAATTTCAAAAAGAATTTCCTTCCTTATACCATTGAACTCGGGCGATCATTCATTCAACCCGCTTACCAGCCATCGGTGAATAACCGTAAAGGATTATTTTCCCTTGATAACCTGTGGGACGGACTTGGCGCGTTGGTGATGGATAACCCCGACGTAAAATATTTTTTCGGCAAAGTCACCACCTATCGTCATTTCAATATTGTTGCGCGCGATTACATTCTTCATTTCATGGAACATTATTTTCCGGATAAAGATCATCTTGTTGTTCCCCTTCACGAAGTGATCATTAAAACTGATATTTCTGATTTTGAAAAAGAACTCGGGAACAATCCTTACAAGGAAGGCCATCGCATTCTCAATCATCGCGTGCGTGCGCTCGGAGAAAATATTCCTCCACTCGTAAATTCATATATGAACCTCAGCGCAACGATGAGAAATTTCGGCTGCGCTGTGAATACTGAATTCGGCGATGTGGATGAAACCGGCATCATGGTCTCCATCAGCGATATTTACCCGACGAAAAAAGAACGGCACATCAGCTCTTACAAAGGCCGGAAAAAATAATTCAACACTTGATTTTTTTGTGAAGATCACTTCGGCTACTTACATCACCAGCAGCACAAAACTTCTGCAATGCCCGAAGCCGGACAAACCGGAGTATGCATTCATCGGCCGTTCGAATGTCGGTAAGTCCTCGCTCATCAATATGCTCACGGGCGTACGAGGGCTCGCACGTATATCTTCAAGCCCGGGAAAGACGCAACTCATCAATCATTTTCTCATCAATGAAAAATGGATGCTGGTCGATCTTCCGGGATATGGTTATGCGAAAGTTTCGAAAGAAAAAAGAAATGAGTTCGGAAAGATGATCAGGAATTATGTTAGCGGAAGGGAAAATCTCATGTGCTTATTCGTACTCCTCGATTCACGTCTCCCGCCACAAAAACCGGATCTTGAATTCATGACTGAACTCGCGGAATTACAAATAGCGTTCTGCATGGTCTTTACAAAATGCGATAAAGTGGCCGCGTCTCAATTGCCGAAGAATATTGCAGCTTACAAAAAAATCATGAGTGAAGAATGGGAAGCGCTTCCAAAATATTTTCTCACGTCATCCAACACCGCAAAAGGAAAAGAAGAACTGCTGAAGTTCATTGATGATTCAAATAAATATTTCGAAAAATAATTTTTTCAGAATTTCAATCTTTTCTTTCTGACTGCATGCCCCGGCTTGCTGAATGTATCGAACTCGATTCCCGCACACATGAAAAGATTTCCGTTCCAGTACTGGAATTCCATGAAATAATTCTCGTCCGTTTTTACCGAATGGCCATCCTTCAAATATCCTGCGCGGAACCAGTTTTCTCCATATAAGATTCCGAACCCGCTTTCATCCCCGTCATCATCCGACCAACCGAAAAGCATCGCATTCACCCCGTAAGAAAAATCGAATCCGTACTTTGAATATTGACGCGGGCGATCGTATATCCGTAACTCAAACGATGCACTACCTCCGAAACCTACCGTTGCTTTTTTAATTGCATTACCGCGAATACATGCATCGGCAAGCAGGAAGAACTGATTGTGTAAGTTGATGACGGGGAATCCATACCCGAGTTCCAATGTTGGCCCTCCGCTCACGCCATATTGATTTCCGTACGCACTGAATCCATTCGATTCACTAATGAAATGCTGATGTTGCCCGTTGTTACGGTAGAAACGAGCGTGATCAAAACCTCTTTGCGCACTTGAAGTTAAAATGGCCAATGAGAAAATAATGAAGAGCGTAATTTTTTTCATGCAGAAAATTTACAGAAGCAAATTACAAAACCGCAACGGAACAATTCTGAATGAATTCTGAAGAAGATTGTTCGGGAATTTTTCTTCACAAAAAAAGCCGCAACATTTCTGATGCGGCTTTTGAAAAATATTTTTTTATTTATTGCTTCTTCGATCCTATGAGTGTGAGGAATCCCGTCTGGCTGTAATCCTTGGTATTTGTAAGGGCATGCAGTATGTAATAATAAGTTCCATCGGTGCATGGCAAACCGGAAGTAGAACGGCCATCCCAATGAATTTCTGCTGATTCACTTTCAAAAACTTTCACACCCCAGCGATCATAAATTTCAATTTTATATTCTTTGAATCCGCTGCTCGGAATATAGAATTCATCGTTATTACCATCACCGTTCGGCGAGAATACATTCGGAATGAGAACTCCTTCGAGTACAGTTACAATTTGAGTCATCGTATCTAAACAACCCTGTCCGGAAGTTGCGATCAAAGTAACCGTGTAAGTTCCGGAACTTGAATACCCGTGTGATGGACTTTCCTGCGTGGAAGTATTTCCATCGCCGAAGTTCCAGCTCCATGTTGAAGTGTTTGTAGAAAGATCATTGAATGAATAGGTGTTCAACCAGGGCCCCGAAGAAGTGGTATCAAAGTTTGCAAACGGAGAGGGCAATAAAGTAGGTTGGCAACTATCAGCAAGTGAAGGACAGTTGGTAGTTGGATCAAGAATATATACACTCACATATCCGCTTCCACTTGTCCAGTTCACAGAGAGCGAATCTGTTCCTTGTCCGGAAACAATAGTTCCATTTCCGGGAACTGACCAAACATAATTTCCTGTTCCGGAAGTTGTAGCAGTAAAAATATTATTCGCAGAATTCTGGCAGACTGAAGGGCAAACGATAGAAGGTGCCGTTGGATGAACAGCAGTGAGAACGTATGGAAAACCAGCGGTTGCAAATAACCAGTTCGTTCTTGTCATTGTGGTGAATACCCCGGAAGCGCCGAATGAAACTGTACTCATGTCATTCCAGTTCGTAGATGCATTTCTCCAGTGAGACATTCCACTCCAGTTTCCATCGGAAGCAGGAATGTAATGCAATGTGATCGTTGCAGGATCGGCACCGGCAGCGCGATCTATCGCGTGATAAAAAGTATCATTCGCAAGACAGATCAATCCATCATTTTGAGAACGGAGGAATCCATCATTATCAGGATTCCAGTTGATGAATCTGACGTGATATTCATCTGTGGTAACAGCAGCAGTATTATCAAGTATCACCGGGCGATAACGTGTGAGAACAACACTTGATCCTGTTGGGAAATAATAAGAACCTCCACCGACAGCAGTTGCTCTTGAAAAAGTTCCGGGGTTTAAACTGCTTACAAATCCTTCGGAACCGGGAGTCTGGTTATTCTGAACAGAAGTTGTAGCTGTGTTCTGAACGAAGAAAATATTCGTTTGCGTTTCAAGTTCACGATCATTGAGTGAATCAACACCTGTCGGGCCGGAGATCGCATTCACCAATTGCAAAGTTTTTTTCCTGTTATTGCCAACACCATTTCCGAGTAACGTAAGATTATTGAAAGAAGTGACTGTATTATTCACACTGGTAATGAACTGCTGTGTATTGCCGAACATACGCACCGTACTATTGTTCCCGACGAAAGTGGCGTTATTAATCCAGTCCTGTTCTACCTGGTAAGTTCCGTTTCCCTGTGAAGAGGAAGAGTTATTTATCGTAAATGTTCCTGGAAGAAGAAATGTTGAATTCTTTGTAGTGGTTATCGAACCGTTGTTGGTAAGTGCAGTGGTATTGTCAAGAGTAATTCCTCCATTGCAATACAGAACACCACCCGGTGTTACGGCAACGGTTGCGCCATTGGAATAAAAAATTTGTGAACGCAGAGACGTTGTTCCTGATAAGGCAATTAACAAACAGAACAACAGGGGGTATTTTTGCTTCATGGTCAATTCGGTTTAAGCCAGACTGATAACAAATAAACAAAAAAAAACGCACAAAAAAAAGTGTTATTTATTGGTATTTCCGGCATTTCCTTCTCCTTCAACCAGGTTCATTTTTTCAGCAAAATATTGACAAAAATCGCGTAAGTCTCCTGCCATTTTTTCTTCTCCGGTAGCGCGGGTAAAAGTATCAGACATCGTAAGCAGGTTCTGATGGAAAAATTGTTTCATTTCATCCACAATTAAGTGTTTGGTCCACAGGTCAATGCGCATGGTGGATTGTTCTTTTTCATCCCACATGGCGAGCATAATGGCTTTACATTTTCCTCCCTCGTTTGAATCGCTGGCTTTCCATTCAATGGAATCGGGCAGGTTATTCTCATCCAGAGTCACCGAAAAATTGATCGTCGCTTTTTTCATGGAACAAAGTTAGCAGTAAACGTATGTCTTCCGGATCAGAATTTCGGTTTGTATTTCGCACGGTTAAGAATGGACTGCGCATCTTTAATATTCATCAATTCATCGAGAGAAACACCCGGATTTTTATTCATGAATGATTCCACGATCCGCAATCCTATCCAATTGCCCACCTTACCGGGCGACTCGCGTGGGAAATCGGGTGTGAATGGTGCATCTTCAGTGTAATGCTGCAGATCATCATCATTCTCTGAATATAATTTTTGTTTATCAATCAGTGAACTGTACATCATTGCTTCATTGGCCAGACACCATTCGATCTGCTTTTGAGAATAACCAAGAATAATACTGTCGGGTGAATTTCTCATCAATGCTTTTTCGAGGTAAAGAATTTTTCCTTCGTACACCATTTTATTCAGCACATCATTCTTCGGTGGATCATAAGGAAATTCGCAAAGCATCCATCCTTCCACAATATTCGAAAGCATATATTCTTTTGTGCAATGTATTTTTTTATAGGCCGGCCATTCCAGTTCTTCATAAGCTGCATTCTGCGGACCGAGATAATATTCAAGACCGATACCAATGTAACCTCCCTCTATATAAAGAACATTGTAATCGACACCGCTCATATCCGTATAAACGCCCTGGGGCAATTTTCTTTTCGGAAAATGATATTTAAAATGTGCGAATGCATCGGTCAATTGACTTTCAAGATCTGAAAATCCGTTTTTGAAAAGTTCATTCGTCTGTTTGTAAAGATCACGATAGGCATAATCCGAAAGAAAAAAACGCAGATCCTTATCATGGTCCACAGAATCGGGACCGGAACGATAGATCACATTATTAATAAAACCATCGCTGAACACACCATACTTATTGTGTAAAGCAGCAAGGCCTGTTTGTAAATGTGCAGTATCAAGACTGAAAAACTCTTTTTCGTAACGGATAATTTTTACCGGTGGCACTTTTATTGCTGATACGTCGACGTCCAGCCGGTCGCTTCCGCACGACATGATCACTGCTGCGATGATCACCAGGAATGGAATAAGTTTTCTCATAATATGAAATTCAAAATTATCGTATTATTGCACAACGTAAACCCGAACAAAAAAATTATGAAAAAGATACTCTTCATTTTTCTTGCATTCACTTTCGGAAGCAAGTACGCATTTACACAGGACAGCGGTGAAAACGACCTCAAGAATTTCCGCTTCGGACTCAAAGCTGCCGGAATGCTCACCTGGTACAAACCCGACGATGTAAAAAAATATACCAGCGGCGGCGTTTCTGCAAGAGGCGGATACGGACTCATCACCGATTTCCGTTTGAATAAAGTGGCTTGTTTCGAAACCGGCCTTCAGGTTGACTATGATCGCGGAAAACTGAATTTCCTCACTGAAAAAGATACCAACTTTTATTACCTCGATAAAGACGGAGCGCTCATCGCAAAAAGTGATTCTGCAGCGGGAACGATCAAGTACCGCGTGAACATGCGCGATTATCACACCACTTATCTCACC
This window encodes:
- a CDS encoding UDP-N-acetylmuramoyl-L-alanyl-D-glutamate--2,6-diaminopimelate ligase is translated as MKLLRDILYKSRLLEVRGSTNVAVVSMTFDSRKAEKDGLFIAVRGTVADGHDFISKAEELGVVAIVCEEFPEVMSEKITYVKVADSSASLGIMASNFYDDPSSSMKLIGVTGTNGKTTTVTLLYHLFRALGIKTGMFTTVRNMINTEEIPSTHTTPDAIGLNHLLRKMVDAGCKYVFMEVSSHAVVQNRISGLQFAGGVFTNITHDHLDYHKTFDAYLKAKKEFFDQLSEEAFALVNKDDANGAVMVQNTRALRRSYSVKSLGDFKCRIIENQFSGLHLSIDNTEMWSKLIGSFNAYNLLAVYATAVLLGQEKLNVLTTLSILGPVEGRFQYLRNESGVTGIIDYAHTPDALENVLRTIQDIKGGNEQVITVIGCGGDRDRTKRPLMAKIACTLSDRVILTSDNPRSEDPAAIIREMQEGVDEKNSRNTISITDRREAIRTAVALARPGDIVLVAGKGHEKYQEIKGEKFPFDDMEILSENLKNAKA
- a CDS encoding transpeptidase family protein produces the protein MEERKIILKRVYLVYILCGVFALAIIARVFFLQFAQGKKWELEAKNFTEKEFDIEAVRGNIFAVDGSLLATSLPYYDVGIDPHANAFIDDAEFDDSAQALAKGLSNMFPEISSADYYHLLINARSAGLRYQQVAKNISHKQLQEISALPLFRSGRFKGGFIYMQHNQRKRLFGSLAERTIGYVHGDSGQFKVGLEDAYDSVLTGISGKRLMRKIAGGVWMPINNENEIEPQQGKDILTTINVNIQDVAENALMNSLAAHDAKYGCVVLMEVSTGEIRAIANLSRQDSGVYVEDYNYAIADAREPGSTFKLASLLVAMDDGRVDLTDKVDLEGGHHAYTSKDVMNDSHTPKENSVTVADAFYESSNVGISKTIYAAYGRDPKKFTDGLHRLKFGMKLGLPIKGEGESFIKNAGENDWSGISLPWISIGYESLITPLQTLTLYNAVANNGVMVKPMFVKEIREKGKTIRTFTPEIINDSVAKPETIKKAKQLLEGVVQFGTARNLKNSAYPIAGKTGTAQIAKGSGYGKDKNNVTYQASFVGYFPADKPKYSCIVIVNAPSGDVYYGGVVAGPIFKQIADRVYETDLDLHSAVNSLADNANEIPQIMNGLNVQTMNAANILQIDLKNDAGTDEFAKTNVNNNFITLSSSDAELRLSEGWMPDLIGMAGADALYLLEKRGYRVRLNGAGAVHSQSVSPGQKITKDKEIIIDLSI
- the rsmH gene encoding 16S rRNA (cytosine(1402)-N(4))-methyltransferase RsmH; the encoded protein is MLTYHNPVLLHECLEGLQIRRDGKYVDVTFGGGGHSGAILEKLGTDGMLIAFDRDEDAAANVPDDKRFIFVQQNFTAMKDFLVKHNHFPVDGILADLGISSHQIDEASRGFSTRFEGPLDMRMDQRMKKTAADVLNEKSEKELKQMFSLYGEVENAGKLSRIIVHAREEKNISTISDLKTSITSCTPKGKENSYLARVFQALRIEVNQELEALKLLLRQSADVLKPGGRIAVIAYHSLEDRLVKNFFRSGNFEGELEKDIYGNIIRPFEPVNRKPITPGEKEIEMNNRARSAKLRIAKRSANAAAAKAEYDQKHN
- the mraZ gene encoding division/cell wall cluster transcriptional repressor MraZ, with product MNSLIGVYECSMDAKGRLLVPVAFKKQLQSVLKKGFVIKRSVFRKCLELYPMKEWEALVKDVNKLNRFKKKNVDFIRMFNAGVKPVELDGTGRVLLPKDLIRFSGISRNIVMSAAVNMIEIWDKDQYEQAINDPSIDFGALAEDVMGSMGNKAEDVDLP
- a CDS encoding 1-acyl-sn-glycerol-3-phosphate acyltransferase, whose product is MSAEKLIDIEKIIAAKNPKLLKWLPGFVLRYIKKILHENEVNDFFERNSHLRNMDFVNQVLSEFNTTVIGKNTENIPRQGGFILASNHPLGGFDGLALMKAVSPQRPDIRFLVNDILLFLKTMDDLFVPVNKHGSQTAITRIEETYSSDNAILIFPAGLVSRKQKGKVQDLEWKKSFIAKAIQYKKPVVPCFIDGKNSSRFYNFALWRKRFGIKSNIEMFYLADEMFLQRNKTITITFDKPIDAEIFDRSHSHREWAQLMKEHVYAIGEGRKGPFHE
- a CDS encoding GNAT family N-acetyltransferase — encoded protein: MKPVIAPVKKEFLEKELNENTFVRQANNGDNCIYIVNIHNSPNTLSEIGRLREVSFRAAGGGTGKDCDLDDFDTCENCYEQLIVWNPGDKEIVGGYRFIRCIQAQLPDGEYHLATTELFSFSENFKKNFLPYTIELGRSFIQPAYQPSVNNRKGLFSLDNLWDGLGALVMDNPDVKYFFGKVTTYRHFNIVARDYILHFMEHYFPDKDHLVVPLHEVIIKTDISDFEKELGNNPYKEGHRILNHRVRALGENIPPLVNSYMNLSATMRNFGCAVNTEFGDVDETGIMVSISDIYPTKKERHISSYKGRKK
- a CDS encoding YihA family ribosome biogenesis GTP-binding protein; protein product: MKITSATYITSSTKLLQCPKPDKPEYAFIGRSNVGKSSLINMLTGVRGLARISSSPGKTQLINHFLINEKWMLVDLPGYGYAKVSKEKRNEFGKMIRNYVSGRENLMCLFVLLDSRLPPQKPDLEFMTELAELQIAFCMVFTKCDKVAASQLPKNIAAYKKIMSEEWEALPKYFLTSSNTAKGKEELLKFIDDSNKYFEK